DNA sequence from the Candidatus Saccharimonadales bacterium genome:
ACCAAACGGCCTATCCTAGCTCGTTTCGGCCGCTACGGGCCGATGCTGCAACGCGGCGAAGCCGAGGATGAAACTAAACCGGATTTTGCACCTTTGCCGCCCGGTGCCACTTTGGAAAACGTAACTCTAGAGCTAGCCTTAAAGATGTTCGAACTGCCGCGCGACCTCGGTGAGCAGGACGGCCAGCCGATAAAAGCCAATATTGGCCGTTACGGGCCCTACGTCCAGTTGGGTTCGACCTTTGCCAGTATCCCAAAAGACGAGGATGTTTTTACGATTGGGCTAAGCCGCGCCCAAAAGTTAATCGCCGAACGCCAATCGGCCACAAAAAAGTCTTTGATCAAAGACTTTGGCGACGGCTTAATAGTTAAGAGCGGCCGTTTCGGCCCGTACGTCACAAACGGCAAGACCAACGCCAAAATACCCAAGGACATCGACCCAAAAAAACTCACCCTTGATCAGGTTCAGTCTCTGTTAAAAAAACGTGCTTAAGCTTATATGTCAGTCCTGGTCAAGTCAGAAAACAGGTATTTCACATGCTGTCTAATTAGTGCTATAATTGAATATAAGGTAGAGTGTTTGACATAATTTAAAACATATTCTATAGTAATAGCGAGGTATAAATTATTTATGTCCCAAACAGCAAACGCGCTTGACGTACGCGCCGTGGTCAAAAGTATTCTCGACTCAATCGATAGAGACCGGGAAAAGGAGATCATTGGACGTCGTTTTGGCTTATATGACCGCCGTGAGACTCTCGAGCAAATCGGGGAGCTGTTAGGTATTACCCGCGAGCGGGTTCGACAGCTGGAAAAGGCCATCCTTGCCCGGCTGAAGGCCCAGGCCGCCGAAGATCAATTACTTCAGCTTAAGTCGGCCGAGAAGGCCATTATCAAAGAATTACACGAGCTCGGCTTGGTGGCTACCGTTATCAATTTGGCCCAGGCCTTAACCGAACAGGACGACGAACGGACCCATGCCCACGTGGCCTTACTGGCTTCAATCTCACCCGGCCTGGAACTAATCGATGAAAACGACCGATACCGACAAGCCGTCGCTATCCGTGACAAATATGACGAGAGAAAGATCAAGCAAGCCATCAAGCAGGTCATTGACGCCATCAAAACTGTCGGCGAACCAATCACGGCCGAAGAACTCCACGCCCGTCTTAGTTTAGAACACCCCCGGCATATCGCCGCTCTGGCCAGCATCAGCAAGGAGTTGGCGACCTTACGCGGTCTATGGGGACTAATCCGCTGGCCGCTGGTCAATCCCAAGAATATCCGCGATAAGATTTACGTCATTTTAAAAGACAATCAAAAGCCGATGCACTTTTCCGACATCGCCAAACAGATCAAAGCCTCGACCTTCAAGCGCAAGGACGTTACTACTCAGGCCATTCATAACGAACTTATCAAAGATCCACGCTTTGTGCTGATCGGCCGAGGAATTTACGCCCTAAAAGAGTGGGGCTATAAGCGCGGCACAGTAGCCGATGTCATTGCCGAGGTGCTCAAAAAAAGCGGCAAGCCGTTACACCGCGATGAAATCGTTAAGCGCGTGCTC
Encoded proteins:
- a CDS encoding sigma factor-like helix-turn-helix DNA-binding protein; amino-acid sequence: MSQTANALDVRAVVKSILDSIDRDREKEIIGRRFGLYDRRETLEQIGELLGITRERVRQLEKAILARLKAQAAEDQLLQLKSAEKAIIKELHELGLVATVINLAQALTEQDDERTHAHVALLASISPGLELIDENDRYRQAVAIRDKYDERKIKQAIKQVIDAIKTVGEPITAEELHARLSLEHPRHIAALASISKELATLRGLWGLIRWPLVNPKNIRDKIYVILKDNQKPMHFSDIAKQIKASTFKRKDVTTQAIHNELIKDPRFVLIGRGIYALKEWGYKRGTVADVIAEVLKKSGKPLHRDEIVKRVLKSRRVKETTILLNLQGKPQFKRVAKATYAFDETA